A window of Variovorax paradoxus EPS genomic DNA:
GCATCGGGCTGGTCCAGGCGGGTTATCGCAACCGGTTCGGGCACCCCGCCGGGGAGGTGGTCGCGCGTTACACGGAGAGGGGCGTGCGCTTGGTGGAAAGCGCGCGCTGCGGCGCGGCGCACTGGTTCAGCGAGCGGCCCGCCGAGCTGGGCTGCGAACGTGAGCAAAGTGCCCGCTACTGGCACCACCGCGTGCCTTGAAAACACGCCGACGGGTCGGTCGAGCCGCACCGGAGAACTCTTCAAAATCGTGAATAAATTGTTAAATGGAGGGCCGCTGGCTGGTTGCCACGTCGCGCTTTGAGGCGCCTGATGCGTTGTATCGCCCGGAAACAACACGGAGGGAGCGCCATGCGCGGCAGAGACAAGCTTCAGCGCGGATTCATTGGCAGGCAGGCGTCATGACGTCCGCCGCCGTGCCCGCCATCACCAGCGCCGGAGCGGCTTCTTCAGCGCCCGCCGCCAAACTCCAGATGCACCGCGAGGGGGCGGTGCTGGTGCTGACCATCAGCAACCCCGCGGCGCGCAATACCGTCAATCCATCGATCTACCGCGCCGCCGCCAAGGCGATACGCGCCACTTCCGGCTTTCGCACGGTTCGCGCCATCGTGCTGACCGGGGAGGGCGAGCATTTCTGCGTTGGCGGCGATCTGCGGCGGCTCGTGCGGCAGCGCAAGCTCCCGCAGACCGAGCAGATGGCGCACTCCGACGCCCTCAACGAATGGGTCATGGCGATGCAGGAAGCGCCCCAGCCGGTGATCGCCGCGGTGGAGGGCACGGCGGCGGGCAGCGGCTTTTCGCTCTGCCTGGCCTGCGACCTGATCGTTGCGGCCGAGGATGCGGAGTTCGTGATGTCCAACGTCAACTTCGGCCTGTCGATCGATGGCGGCGGCACCGATTCGCTGGCGCGCTCGCTGCCGCCGCAGGCGGTGATCGAGATCCTGCTGGGCGGCTCGGTCCAGCACGCCCGGCGGCTGCACGACTGGGGCGTGGTGAACCGCATCGTGCCGCGCGGTACCGCGTACGCCACCGCGCTCGCCTGGGCGCAGAAGCTCGCGCAAGGCCCGTTCGATGTGCAGGCGCGCATCAAGGAACTGGTCCATTCGGCGCGCGGGCGCAGCCGCCGCGAACAACTCGACGCCGAGCGCGGCGTGCTCGTCGAGAGCCTCTACAGCGACGAAAGCGGCAAGCGGATCAAGGAATTCCTCGCAGCCCGCAAGAAGGGATAGCACCGGGGCGAGCGATTCCGGCCTTTCACAAGCCTTTCGGCTTCGCATAAGGGGTTCTACTGGCCTTGAACTTGCTAAGCTATGGAACAAGGAGATTGGTCGTTCCATGCACAAATTCGATGAGATGTATGAGCAGTTGCCCTATACGGGGGCTGCAATCCGACAGCACTACAAGCGCTACGACCAATGGCTTGCGAAGCAACCCGGCGAGGTGATGCGATCGCGGCGCGAAGAGGCGGAACTGATATTCCGCCGGGTCGGCATCACCTTCGCGGTGTATGGCGCCAAGGATGAGGACGGCTCGGGCACCGAGCGGCTCATTCCATTCGACCTGCTGCCCCGCATCATTCCCGCCCACGAGTGGGACAGCATGGAAAAAGGGCTGGTGCAGCGGGTCACCGCGCTCAACCGCTTCCTGCACGACGTCTACCACGACCAGGAAATCATCAAGGCCGGCATCATTCCGGCCGAGCAGATCCTGAACAACGCGCAATTCCGCCC
This region includes:
- a CDS encoding oxepin-CoA hydrolase, alternative type, with amino-acid sequence MTSAAVPAITSAGAASSAPAAKLQMHREGAVLVLTISNPAARNTVNPSIYRAAAKAIRATSGFRTVRAIVLTGEGEHFCVGGDLRRLVRQRKLPQTEQMAHSDALNEWVMAMQEAPQPVIAAVEGTAAGSGFSLCLACDLIVAAEDAEFVMSNVNFGLSIDGGGTDSLARSLPPQAVIEILLGGSVQHARRLHDWGVVNRIVPRGTAYATALAWAQKLAQGPFDVQARIKELVHSARGRSRREQLDAERGVLVESLYSDESGKRIKEFLAARKKG